A region from the Kribbella shirazensis genome encodes:
- a CDS encoding peptidoglycan bridge formation glycyltransferase FemA/FemB family protein, which produces MSLAVRPISAAEHLAFVQRQRSVSFLQTPAWARVKTEWRSESLGWYDGANLVGAGLVLHRPVPRLERFTLAYLPEGPVIDWTDDLDAWLPPLASRLKAHGAFAVRLGPPVRTGSWSAAQVKDGIADPAVTRLTDLPSEQAGSQVTAWLRAAGWLPQNPEEGFGTGHPQFTFEIPLAGRTEDDLLRGMNQQWRRNIKKAVKAGVEVTIGDDLKAFHDLYVHTAERDHFTPRPLPYFETMVAAMRAEDPDRIRLYLAHHQGELVAGTIMVRVGGQAWYSYGASSTEKRDVRGSNACQWAMILDALAAGCDVYSLRGITPTLDADDPHLGLIQFKVGTGGQAVRYVGEWDLPLRPMVYRAFDLYMRQREQLRRRGR; this is translated from the coding sequence GTGAGCCTGGCCGTCCGTCCGATCAGCGCCGCGGAGCACCTGGCGTTCGTCCAGCGACAGCGGTCGGTCAGCTTCCTGCAAACCCCGGCATGGGCCCGCGTGAAGACCGAATGGCGCAGCGAGTCCCTCGGTTGGTACGACGGCGCGAACCTCGTCGGCGCCGGGCTCGTGCTGCACCGCCCGGTCCCCCGCCTCGAACGCTTCACGCTGGCGTACCTGCCCGAGGGACCGGTCATCGACTGGACCGATGACCTCGACGCGTGGCTCCCTCCGCTGGCGAGCCGGCTCAAGGCGCACGGGGCGTTCGCGGTCCGGCTCGGTCCGCCGGTTCGCACCGGCAGTTGGAGCGCTGCGCAGGTCAAGGACGGCATCGCCGATCCGGCTGTCACGCGGCTCACCGATCTGCCGAGCGAGCAGGCCGGCTCCCAGGTGACCGCCTGGCTGCGAGCGGCCGGCTGGCTACCGCAGAACCCGGAGGAAGGGTTCGGGACCGGGCATCCGCAGTTCACCTTCGAGATACCGCTGGCCGGCCGCACCGAGGACGACCTGCTCCGGGGCATGAACCAGCAGTGGCGCCGCAACATCAAGAAGGCGGTCAAGGCAGGTGTCGAGGTCACGATCGGCGACGATCTCAAGGCGTTCCACGACCTGTACGTCCACACCGCCGAGCGCGACCACTTCACGCCGCGCCCGCTGCCGTACTTCGAGACCATGGTCGCGGCGATGCGCGCCGAGGATCCCGACCGCATCCGGCTCTACCTCGCGCACCACCAGGGCGAGCTCGTCGCCGGCACGATCATGGTCCGCGTCGGCGGCCAGGCGTGGTACTCGTACGGCGCCTCCTCCACCGAGAAGCGCGACGTCCGCGGGTCCAACGCGTGTCAGTGGGCGATGATCCTCGACGCGCTGGCGGCCGGCTGCGACGTGTACAGCCTCCGCGGCATCACGCCGACACTCGACGCCGACGACCCGCACCTCGGGCTCATCCAGTTCAAGGTCGGCACCGGCGGCCAGGCCGTGCGGTACGTCGGCGAGTGGGACCTGCCGCTGCGCCCGATGGTGTATCGGGCGTTCGACCTCTACATGAGGCAGCGCGAGCAGCTCCGGCGGCGCGGGCGATGA
- a CDS encoding VanZ family protein has product MRITGWHGWFGTYNGVALLAILALPLAAVCAWALARPRTAAGSTSAWAWRSALTEVGIVYGTVPWVWMTMLPGSRAGEVPGRVSLVPLRDLLTMGTGQLVGNLMVFAALGFLAPLRFRAVASLPRVLALAAGCSILVETAQYVLQLDRVSSVDDVLLNTAGAGLAAVASRKWWRVCRRHIENQIRAGNAAQH; this is encoded by the coding sequence GTGAGGATCACGGGCTGGCACGGCTGGTTCGGTACGTACAACGGCGTTGCCCTCCTGGCGATACTCGCTCTGCCCCTGGCCGCGGTGTGCGCGTGGGCTCTGGCGCGGCCGCGGACTGCCGCGGGTAGTACGTCGGCCTGGGCGTGGCGTTCGGCGCTGACCGAGGTCGGCATCGTCTACGGGACGGTGCCGTGGGTATGGATGACCATGCTGCCGGGCAGTCGGGCCGGTGAGGTTCCCGGGCGGGTCAGCCTGGTGCCGCTACGCGATCTACTCACGATGGGCACGGGTCAGCTGGTCGGCAACCTGATGGTGTTCGCGGCTTTGGGGTTCCTCGCGCCGCTGCGCTTTCGTGCGGTGGCGTCCTTGCCGCGGGTGCTCGCGCTCGCGGCGGGCTGCTCGATCCTGGTCGAGACGGCGCAGTACGTGCTCCAACTCGACCGGGTGTCGTCCGTGGACGACGTACTGCTCAACACGGCAGGTGCCGGACTGGCCGCGGTGGCGTCGCGCAAATGGTGGCGAGTATGTCGTCGGCATATCGAAAACCAGATACGCGCCGGCAACGCCGCTCAGCATTGA
- the vanA gene encoding D-alanine--(R)-lactate ligase: protein MARLKLGILFGGSSEEHDVSVKSAQEVAKHLDTDKYEPYYIGIAKSGAWKLCDAPAPDWENGTCVPVALSPDRSVHGLIVQESDRLGSRIRQGQYRTISLDLVLPVLHGKGGEDGAIQGLLELSAIPYVGCDIQSSALCMDKTLTYLVTRSAGIATPNFWTVTRDELIDPAELTYPVFVKPARSGSSFGVSKVTDKSELPDAIAAAAQYDAKILIEEAVAGSEIGCAILGNDPELTVGEVDRVALSHGFFKIHQEDSPETGSENSTFIVPADISAEARSLVQETAKAIYRALGCSGLARVDLFLTEDGKVVLNEVNTFPGLTSYSRYPRMMAAAGLPLGEVIDRLVTLTLTGTSR, encoded by the coding sequence ATGGCTAGGCTGAAACTCGGAATCTTGTTCGGCGGCTCCTCGGAGGAGCACGACGTCTCCGTGAAGTCCGCGCAAGAGGTGGCCAAACACCTGGACACCGACAAGTACGAGCCGTACTACATCGGAATCGCGAAGAGCGGCGCCTGGAAGCTCTGCGACGCTCCGGCCCCCGACTGGGAGAACGGCACCTGCGTGCCCGTCGCGCTCTCACCTGACCGGAGCGTCCACGGGCTGATCGTGCAGGAGTCCGACCGGCTCGGTTCGCGTATCCGGCAGGGGCAGTACCGGACGATCAGCCTGGATCTGGTGCTGCCGGTGCTGCACGGCAAGGGCGGTGAGGACGGCGCGATCCAGGGCCTGCTGGAGCTTTCGGCCATCCCGTACGTCGGCTGCGACATCCAGAGTTCGGCCTTGTGCATGGACAAGACGCTGACGTACCTCGTCACCCGCAGCGCCGGCATCGCCACACCGAACTTCTGGACCGTCACGCGCGACGAGCTCATCGACCCCGCCGAGCTCACGTATCCCGTGTTCGTCAAGCCGGCCCGCTCCGGTTCGTCGTTCGGCGTCAGCAAGGTGACCGACAAGAGCGAACTGCCCGACGCGATCGCGGCGGCGGCGCAGTACGACGCGAAGATCCTGATCGAGGAGGCCGTCGCCGGCAGCGAGATCGGCTGCGCGATCCTGGGCAACGATCCCGAGCTGACCGTCGGCGAGGTGGACCGTGTCGCGCTGTCGCACGGATTCTTCAAGATCCATCAGGAGGACTCGCCGGAAACCGGCTCCGAGAACTCGACGTTCATCGTCCCGGCCGACATCTCGGCGGAGGCCCGCTCGCTCGTCCAGGAAACCGCGAAGGCGATCTACCGCGCCCTCGGGTGCAGCGGACTGGCGCGGGTCGACCTGTTTCTCACCGAGGACGGAAAGGTCGTCCTCAACGAGGTCAACACCTTCCCGGGC